Proteins from a genomic interval of Coccinella septempunctata chromosome 2, icCocSept1.1, whole genome shotgun sequence:
- the LOC123308774 gene encoding zinc finger autosomal protein-like produces the protein MGDCSFEIQGEIHIGVDDVKLEEKLGVIDIIEQFIDEKGVHEREEYVNKIESSLNCLVEENNVFGFEDHEKDSTSSAHLNIEDDSCDYASREKCKLDAIHSILRNHKCHMCDYDASNKRTLNEHIKFVHLGIKDQKCHLCDFVTNHNSKLIHHIKAVHLKIKNHKCHMCEYAASEKHHLDSHVKSVHLKIKDHKCHLCEYAASVENDLKKHIKSVHLTIKDHQCHLCDYASNEKGKIQDHIKYKHLKIKNHKCEMCGYAVSNKRSLNEHLKSVHLGIKDQKCHLCDFVTSRRSKLMRHIKAVHLKIKNHKCHMCEYASSTKHSLRKHVISIHIKDYKCNFCDYVANTKNKLNNHVNCVHLNIKIHKCDSCDYSANNKCVFEQHVKSVHLKIKDEQCHLCDHAAGSKRRLQSHIDSVHLKIRNHICPVCEFAASYKCKLDMHMKTVHLKIKEHKCDLCEYAASRKEHLQKHMKSMHSRTKK, from the exons atgggtGATTGTAGTTTTGAAATTCAAGGAGAGATACATATTGGCGTTGATGA TGTTAAGTTAGAAGAAAAATTAGGAGTTATCGACATTATCGAACAATTCATAGATGAAAAAGGGGTTCATGAAAGGGAAGAATATGTAAACAAGATAGAAAGTTCCCTGAACTGCCTGGTTGAAGAAAACAATGTTTTCGGTTTCGAAGATCACGAGAAAGATTCCACAAGTTCTGCTCATTTGAATATTGAGGATGACAGCTGTGATTATGCATCAAGAGAAAAATGTAAACTTGATGCTATTCATTCAATATTAAGGAACCACAAATGCCACATGTGTGATTATGATGCGAGCAATAAACGTACACTTAATGAACATATAAAATTTGTTCATTTGGGTATTAAGGATCAaaagtgtcacttatgtgactttgtcacaaatcataatagTAAACTTATTCATCATATCAAGGCTGttcatctgaaaataaaaaatcacaAATGCCACATGTGTGAATATGCTGCCAGTGAAAAACATCACCTAGATTCACAtgtgaaatctgttcatttgaaaattaaggatcaCAAGTGCCACTTGTGCGAATATGCTGCGAGTGTCGAAAATGATCTtaaaaaacatataaaatctgttcatttgactATCAAGGATCACCAGTGTCACTTGTGCGACTATGCCTCAAATGAAAAAGGCAAAATTCAGGATCACATCAAATACAAAcatttgaaaataaagaatCACAAATGTGAAATGTGTGGATATGCAGTGAGCAATAAACGTTCACTTAATGAACATCTAAAATCAGTTCATTTGGGTATTAAGGATCAAAAGTGCCACTTATGTGACTTTGTCACAAGTAGAAGGAGTAAACTTATGCGTCATATCAAggctgttcatttgaaaataaaaaatcacaAGTGCCACATGTGTGAATATGCTTCGAGTACCAAACATTCACTTCGAAAACATGTAATATCCATTCATATCAAGGACTATAAGTGTAATTTTTGTGACTATGTCGCAAATACAAAAAACAAACTCAACAATCATGTTAATTgtgttcatttgaatatcaagaTACACAAGTGCGACTCGTGTGACTATTCTGCAAATAATAAATGTGTCTTCGAACAACATGTTAAAtccgttcatttgaaaattaaagatGAGCAGTGCCATTTATGTGATCATGCTGCAGGTAGTAAACGTAGACTCCAAAGCCATATCGACTCTGTTCATTTGAAGATTAGGAATCACATTTGCCCTGTGTGTGAATTTGCAGCGAGTTACAAATGTAAACTTGATATGCACATGAAAACGGTacatttgaaaatcaaggaacACAAATGTGATCTGTGTGAGTATGCTGCAAGTAGAAAAGAACATCTTCAGAAACATATGAAGAGTATGCATTCGAGAACTAAGAAATAG
- the LOC123308757 gene encoding zinc finger protein 64-like, translating into MDMSRESSSLVKLEEKLESVDVREQYIVGREYAIKTEENNIICSNTEVDTNELSTKETPQVLSALKKYESTKEYECHESEENDLDNHIKDDYTHSPKNQNEEHVESLHSTKKNHRCVMCDFETRYKTSLDIHIKSVHLNIKIHQCYLCDYVASDKNKLHIHVKAVHLRIKDHKCDLCEYVTSRKNALKKHVDSVHLNIKKHKCHLCKYAASEKSKLDIHVKFVHCKTKGYKCHLCEYTVTRKDRLQNHIEFVHLNITKHKCHLCDYGASEKQKLALHIKSVHLKIKEHQCQFCEFGANDKKKLDLHINYVHLKIKDNECHLCDFVTSRKESLQRHVNMVHLNVKNFKCEICGYAASEKQCLELHVKSIHLKIKDHRCHLCEFVTSRKSTLQSHVNSVHLNIKEHKCHLCDHATSEKSDLNKHIKSVHLKIKEHKCHLCNYAINTKKYLDSHIKSVHLKIREHKCHLCEYDTSRKDVLQRHIDSVHLNLKEHKCQLCDYAASKRRDLQIHVNCVHLKHKEHSCHLCDYDTSSKGALNRHIDCIHLNIKNHKCHLCEYATNAKRDLEKHVKSVHLKIKDLRCHLCDYYTSRKDHLQNHIDSVHSNILTNE; encoded by the exons ATGGATATGAGCAGAGAGAGTTCATCCCT AGTGAAGCTAGAGGAAAAACTAGAAAGTGTGGACGTTCGCGAGCAATATATTGTTGGAAGAGAATATGCAATCAAAACTGAAGAAAATAACATAATTTGCTCAAATACAGAAGTTGATACAAATGAATTATCCACCAAAGAAACGCCCCAAGTATTAAGTGCGCTGAAAAAATATGAATCAACCAAGGAGTATGAATGTCATGAAAGTGAAGAAAATGATCTTGACAATCACATAAAAGATGATTATACTCACAGTCCGAAAAATCAGAATGAAGAACATGTAGAGTCTTTACATTCAACTAAGAAGAATCATAGGTGTGTTATGTGTGATTTTGAGACAAGGTATAAAACTAGCCTTGATATACATatcaaatctgttcatttgaatataaAGATACACCAATGTTACCTATGTGATTATGTTGCGAGTGATAAGAATAAACTTCATATACACGTAAAAGCAGTGCATTTAAGAATTAAAGATCACAAGTGTGACTTATGCGAGTATGTTACGAGTAGAAAAAATGCCCTCAAAAAGCATGTCGACTCGGTTCATTTGAACATCAAGAAAcacaagtgtcacttatgtAAATATGCTGCTAGTGAGAAAAGTAAACTTGACATACACGTGAAATTTGTTCACTGTAAAACAAAGGGATACAAGTGTCATCTATGCGAGTATACTGTGACTAGGAAAGATAGACTTCAAAATCATATCGAGTTCGTTCATTTGAATATCACGAAACACAAGTGTCACTTGTGCGACTATGGTGCGAGCGAGAAGCAAAAACTGGCTCTACATATAAAATCTGTCCATTTGAAGATTAAGGAACACCAGTGTCAGTTTTGTGAATTCGGTGCGAATGATAAGAAAAAACTCGATTTACACATAAATTACGtccatttgaaaatcaaggataACGAGTGCCACCTGTGCGATTTCGTAACAAGTAGAAAAGAGAGCCTTCAGAGGCACGTGAACATGGTCCATTTAAATGTGAAGAATTTCAAGTGTGAGATATGTGGATATGCTGCGAGTGAAAAACAATGCCTTGAGTTACACGTGAAATCtatccatttgaaaattaaggatcaCAGGTGTCACTTATGCGAGTTTGTTACGAGTAGAAAAAGTACCCTTCAGAGTCACGTCAATTCCGTTCATTTAAATATCAAGGAACACAAGTGCCACTTATGCGATCATGCTACGAGTGAAAAAAGCGACCTTAATAAACAcataaaatctgttcatttgaaaattaaggaacacaaaTGTCACCTGTGTAACTATGCCATCAATACGAAAAAATACCTCGATTCACACATCAAATCTGTGCATTTGAAAATAAGGGAACATAAATGCCATCTATGCGAGTATGATACGAGCAGGAAAGATGTTCTTCAGAGGCACATCGACAGCGTTCATTTGAATCTCAAGGAGCACAAGTGTCAATTGTGTGATTATGCTGCGAGCAAGAGAAGAGACCTTCAAATTCACGTGAACTGCGTTCATTTGAAGCATAAAGAACACAGTTGTCATCTGTGTGATTACGATACTAGCAGTAAAGGGGCACTTAATAGGCATATCGACTGTATTCATTTAAATATCAAGaatcacaagtgtcatctgtgtGAATATGCTACGAATGCCAAAAGGGACCTCGAAAAACATgtcaaatctgttcatttgaagaTAAAGGATCTTAGGTGTCACCTTTGCGATTATTATACAAGTAGAAAAGATcatcttcaaaatcatatcgACTCTGTACATTCAAATATACTAACTAATGAATAA
- the LOC123308784 gene encoding zinc finger Y-chromosomal protein-like isoform X1 produces MDEHSILIKEEVHKDYDDVESEEKSGIMEQFMNKREEYIIKNEGTYSNSVAAEVDMNQPVSSSLKDYKKWHAKSPRSSIKNHQCLLCEYVASRKNTLQRHFDSVHLKVKKHKCHLCEYSASEKIKLDFHIKAVHLKVKEHKCHLCEYAASVKSNLEVHVKAVHLKIKEHKCHLCEYAAAEKKLLELHIKSFHLKIKDYRCHLCEYNSCVKGKIDEHIKFVHLKIKDHKCHLCEYVTSRKLHLQNHVDSVHLNIKKHKCQWCDYATNEPGNLQKHLKSVHLTIKKHLNN; encoded by the exons ATGGATGAACACAGTATTTTAATTAAGGAAGAGGTGCATAAAGACTATGATGA TGTTGAGTCGGAGGAGAAATCAGGAATTATGGAACAATTCATGAATAAAAGAGAAGAATATATAATCAAGAATGAAGGGACCTACTCAAATTCAGTAGCTGCAGAAGTCGATATGAATCAACCTGTATCATCTAGTCTGAAAGATTATAAGAAGTGGCATGCTAAATCTCCCCGTTCAAGTATCAAAAATCACCAGTGTCTTCTATGTGAATACGTTGCAAGTAGAAAAAATACTCTTCAGAGGCATTTTGACTCTGTTCATTTAAAAGTGAAGAAACACAAGTGTCACCTATGCGAATATTCTGCGAGTGAGAAAATTAAACttgattttcacataaaagcCGTTCATTTGAAAGTTAAGGAAcacaagtgtcacttatgtgaatatgctgctaGTGTGAAAAGTAACCTTGAAGTACATGTAAAAGCCGTTCATTTAAAAATTAAGGAGCACAAGTGTCACTTATGCGAATATGCTGCAGCCGAGAAGAAACTGCTCGAATTACACATAAAatcttttcatttgaaaattaaagatTACAGGTGCCACTTGTGTGAATATAATTCGTGTGTGAAAGGTAAAATTGATGAACATATAAAatttgttcatttgaaaattaaagatcataagtgtcatctatgtgagTATGTCACGAGTAGAAAACTTCATCTTCAGAATCATGTCGattctgttcatttgaatatcaagaaacacaagTGTCAGTGGTGCGATTATGCTACAAACGAACCGGGTAATTTACAAAAGCATTTGAAATCCGTTCATTTAACTATTAAGAAACACTTGAACAATTAa
- the LOC123308784 gene encoding zinc finger Y-chromosomal protein-like isoform X2, with the protein MEQFMNKREEYIIKNEGTYSNSVAAEVDMNQPVSSSLKDYKKWHAKSPRSSIKNHQCLLCEYVASRKNTLQRHFDSVHLKVKKHKCHLCEYSASEKIKLDFHIKAVHLKVKEHKCHLCEYAASVKSNLEVHVKAVHLKIKEHKCHLCEYAAAEKKLLELHIKSFHLKIKDYRCHLCEYNSCVKGKIDEHIKFVHLKIKDHKCHLCEYVTSRKLHLQNHVDSVHLNIKKHKCQWCDYATNEPGNLQKHLKSVHLTIKKHLNN; encoded by the coding sequence ATGGAACAATTCATGAATAAAAGAGAAGAATATATAATCAAGAATGAAGGGACCTACTCAAATTCAGTAGCTGCAGAAGTCGATATGAATCAACCTGTATCATCTAGTCTGAAAGATTATAAGAAGTGGCATGCTAAATCTCCCCGTTCAAGTATCAAAAATCACCAGTGTCTTCTATGTGAATACGTTGCAAGTAGAAAAAATACTCTTCAGAGGCATTTTGACTCTGTTCATTTAAAAGTGAAGAAACACAAGTGTCACCTATGCGAATATTCTGCGAGTGAGAAAATTAAACttgattttcacataaaagcCGTTCATTTGAAAGTTAAGGAAcacaagtgtcacttatgtgaatatgctgctaGTGTGAAAAGTAACCTTGAAGTACATGTAAAAGCCGTTCATTTAAAAATTAAGGAGCACAAGTGTCACTTATGCGAATATGCTGCAGCCGAGAAGAAACTGCTCGAATTACACATAAAatcttttcatttgaaaattaaagatTACAGGTGCCACTTGTGTGAATATAATTCGTGTGTGAAAGGTAAAATTGATGAACATATAAAatttgttcatttgaaaattaaagatcataagtgtcatctatgtgagTATGTCACGAGTAGAAAACTTCATCTTCAGAATCATGTCGattctgttcatttgaatatcaagaaacacaagTGTCAGTGGTGCGATTATGCTACAAACGAACCGGGTAATTTACAAAAGCATTTGAAATCCGTTCATTTAACTATTAAGAAACACTTGAACAATTAa
- the LOC123308763 gene encoding zinc finger protein 711-like has translation MDMSKRCMNIEEEIPVTCDEVKLEEKSEILDIFEECIDEKGVHDREKYIIKNEESNSNCSVVGAYAKQSHTSVTKKMPLVLDLPSNETESIHLNRSKFPEFQHAGKYLDKHKQYDHTSSPQDDEKWHAKYGTLDIFEQFIDKEGVHDREEFIRKNEESYTNSLDIKVDGIPRVLDTATNESLSLKHKCHTCDFVTNYEKDLTLHIKSVHFSFKCDLCEFVTSRKVYLKKHIDCVHLNIKKHQCHHCEYATYFKTTLDNHLKSVHWKIKNHKCHLCDYSTSRKTTLRKHVDSVHLHIKRYKCNSCEYTASLKATLDIHIKSVHLKIREHKCHLCEYAANEKRLIHQHVKSVHLKIKDQKCDLCEYSTTKKANLKNHVDSVHLNIKRKHRCHLCAYSTNSKGMIEQHVKSVHLKIKEHRCQLCEFAAKTKQTLEGHVKSVHLHIREYRCQFCEYAVNRKTSLDVHVKSVHLKIREHQCSLCEFATSAKTNLEIHVKTVHLKIKEHKCQLCEHVTSRKINLLKHLHRVHLKIKKHKCRLCEYPTSTKRELEKHMKSIHSKI, from the exons ATGGATATGAGCAAACGTTGTATGAACATTGAAGAAGAGATACCTGTTACTTGTGATGA AGTGAAATtagaagaaaaatcagaaatcctgGACATTTTTGAGGAATGCATTGACGAAAAAGGAGTTCATGATAGAGAGAAATATATAATAAAGAATGAAGAAAGTAACTCAAATTGTTCAGTTGTAGGAGCCTATGCTAAGCAATCACATACCTCTGTCACTAAGAAAATGCCTCTAGTATTAGATCTACCCAGTAATGAAACTGAATCGATTCACTTGAATCGGAGcaaatttcctgaatttcaacatgCAGGAAAATATCTTGATAAACACAAACAATATGACCATACTTCCAGTCCTCAAGATGATGAGAAATGGCATGCTAAATATGGAACTCTAGACATTTTTGAACAGTTTATAGATAAGGAAGGGGTTCATGATAGAGAAGAATTCATAAGGAAGAATGAAGAAAGCTACACAAATTCCTTAGATATAAAAGTCGATGGAATACCTCGAGTATTAGATACAGCGACTAACGAATCTCTTTCTTTGAAACACAAGTGTCATACTTGTGATTTTGTGACCAATTACGAAAAAGACCTTACGTTGCACATcaaatctgttcatttcagtTTCAAGTGTGACTTATGTGAGTTCGTTACGAGTAGAAAAGTGTACCTTAAGAAGCACATCGACTGTGTTCATTTAAATATTAAGAAACACCAATGTCACCATTGTGAATATGCTACATATTTCAAAACAACCCTCGATAATCACCTAAAATCTGTTCATTGGAAAATTAAGaatcacaagtgtcatctatgtgacTATTCGACAAGTAGAAAAACTACTCTTCGGAAACATGTCGACTCCGTTCATTTGCATATCAAAAGATACAAATGTAACTCGTGTGAATATACTGCGAGTTTGAAGGCAACCCTTGACATCCAcataaaatctgttcatttgaaaattagagAACATAAATgccacttatgtgaatatgctgcgaATGAGAAACGCCTCATCCACCAACAtgtaaaatctgttcatttgaaaattaaggatcaAAAGTGCGATTTATGTGAGTATTCCACAACTAAAAAAGCCAACCTGAAAAATCACGTTGACTCTGTTCATttaaatataaaaagaaaacacCGATGTCACTTATGTGCATATTCTACCAACAGCAAAGGTATGATAGAACAACATGTTAAATCtgtccatttgaaaattaaggaacacaGGTGTCAACTATGTGAATTTGCTGCGAAAACGAAACAAACACTTGAAGGACACGTGAAATCAGTTCATTTGCACATCAGGGAATACCGATGTCAATTTTGCGAATACGCTGTGAATAGGAAAACATCCCTCGACGTCCAcgtaaaatctgttcatttaaaaattaGGGAGCACCAGTGCAGCTTATGCGAATTTGCTACGAGCGCTAAAACAAACCTCGAAATACACGTAAAAACCGTTCATTTAAAAATTAAGGAGCATAAGTGTCAGTTATGTGAGCACGTTACAAGCAGAAAAATTAACCTTTTGAAGCATCTTCATCGTGTTCATTTGAAGATCAAGAAACACAAATGTCGCTTATGCGAATATCCTACGAGTACAAAACGTGAACTGGAAAAACACATGAAATCTATTCATTCGAAAATTTAA